A single genomic interval of Arachis duranensis cultivar V14167 chromosome 7, aradu.V14167.gnm2.J7QH, whole genome shotgun sequence harbors:
- the LOC107496580 gene encoding glutathione S-transferase F9 encodes MVVKLYGPTCASSKRALVCLIEKEVEFEVVPVDVSKGEHKDPEFLKLQPFGVVPVIQDGDYTLYESRAIMRYYAEKYKSQGTELLGKIIEERGIVEQWVEVEANNFHPWAYKLAIHVLFSSIIGITPDPKIIEESEANLSKVLDIYEERLSKSKYLGGDFFSLADISPLPFIDYIVNNMGREYLIKDRKNVSAWWDAISNRPSWKKVLELYKVPI; translated from the exons ATGGTGGTGAAGTTGTACGGTCCCACTTGTGCTTCATCAAAGAGGGCTCTGGTTTGCTTGATTGAGAAGGAAGTTGAATTTGAGGTTGTCCCTGTTGATGTCAGCAAGGGTGAACACAAAGATCCTGAATTCCTCAAACTACAA CCCTTTGGAGTTGTTCCTGTCATTCAAGATGGAGATTATACCTTATATG AATCTAGGGCTATAATGAGATATTATGCTGAAAAATACAAATCTCAAGGCACTGAATTGCTAGGTAAGATAATAGAAGAGAGGGGTATTGTGGAACAATGGGTTGAAGTTGAAGCAAATAATTTTCACCCATGGGCATATAAATTGGCCATTCATGTtctgttttcttcaataattGGAATCACTCCTGATCCAAAGATCATTGAAGAGAGTGAAGCAAACTTAAGCAAAGTTTTGGACATTTATGAAGAGAGGCTTTCAAAGAGTAAGTATTTGGGTGGTGATTTCTTTAGCCTTGCTGATATTAGCCCCcttccattcattgattatATTGTCAACAATATGGGGAGAGAGTACTTGATCAAGGATAGGAAGAACGTTAGTGCATGGTGGGATGCTATAAGTAATAGACCTTCATGGAAGAAGGTTCTTGAGCTCTATAAAGTTCCGATCTAG
- the LOC107496581 gene encoding protein JASON isoform X2 has product MGCFFACFRNNDNHRRRTHLTANSSSSTDVLVSRNSYSSVFQAQEREDCAINCGDVVEFQGDDLGLKDEAKFLKACGTLPGTPVEIRKTSEKLKVSPSPDKHSEPSRFHSWLPNESVEKLQLDFRSVNPPTPLKICQELGESRDSFEHTPNICLSDARDSHHESLEHMEGNKTGSPHTADRAENNPAPDSPWLATETQRKCKSVRFKCDTGLSSCGSSSDDSRLKKSWSPNNQNANKRSPYPTPLKLFDEMQTPGTVCPATLEELPNGRARVRSQFVYPTHKPDEDVFQRKILEEKDLNSEHDSSELRDSAEQAQIATPTPQKGSNQVLKENESKAEVSLSNWLRPAPIDQEKGNKRVESASSQIPHFRKTSADRPILGVAAAHFENEDSNICPPKWWDGNGIPNSTTKYKEKVKWHATPFEKRLEKALTEETFIPQRKFVPGKPMDFDDIEESDTALSQLRSSTNPESVESF; this is encoded by the exons ATGGGTTGCTTCTTCGCGTGTTTCAGGAACAACGATAACCATCGTCGCCGCACTCACCTTACCGCCAACTCTTCTAGTTCCACC GATGTTCTGGTATCTCGAAACAGCTATTCCTCTGTGTTTCAAGCTCAAG agagagaagattgtGCAATCAATTGCGGTGATGTTGTGGAATTTCAGGGAGATGACCTGGGGCTTAAGGATGAG GCCAAGTTTCTTAAAGCCTGTGGTACTTTACCAGGGACACCTGTTGAAATTCGGAAAACATCTGAGAAACtgaaagtgtcaccctctcccgaTAAACATTCTGAGCCATCAAGGTTTCATTCTTGGCTTCCGAATGAGTCTGTTGAGAAACTTCAACTGGATTTTCGTTCAGTTAACCCGCCAACGCCCTTAAAAATttgc CAAGAATTGGGAGAGAGCAGAGACTCTTTTGAGCACACACCAAACAT ATGTTTATCTGATGCACGAGATAGTCACCATGAatctcttgagcatatggaaGGAAATAAGACAGGGAGCCCTCATACTGCAGATAGGGCTGAAAATAATCCAGCTCCAGATTCACCTTGGCTAGCCACAGAAACACAGAGGAAGTGCAAATCAGTCCGGTTTAAGTGTGATACGGGCTTATCATCCTGTGGAAGTTCATCTGATGATAGTCGTTTGAAGAAAAGCTGGTCACCAAATAACCAAAATGCGAATAAGCGATCACCTTATCCTACCCCATTGAAGTTATTTGATGAGATGCAAACCCCAGGAACGGTTTGTCCTGCAACACTGGAAGAGTTACCTAATGGCAGGGCTCGTGTTCGGTCCCAGTTTGTCTACCCCACTCACAAACCAGATGAGGATGTCTTCCAGCGTAAAATACTCGAGGAGAAAGATTTAAACTCTGAACATGATTCAAGTGAGTTGAGAGATTCTGCCGAGCAAGCTCAAATTGCTACTCCTACCCCGCAAAAAGGTTCAAACCAAGTGTTGAAGGAAAATGAATCTAAAGCAGAAGTAAGCTTGTCTAATTGGTTAAGGCCTGCCCCAATTGATCAGGAGAAGGGAAACAAGAGAGTGGAGTCTGCTTCTAGCCAGATCCCACATTTTCGGAAAACTTCTGCTGACAGGCCTATCCTTGGTGTGGCTGCAGCTCACTTTGAAAACGAGGATTCGAATATTTGTCCTCCGAAGTGGTGGGATGGAAATGGCATACCAAATTCAACCACTAAATACAAAGAG AAAGTGAAGTGGCATGCAACACCATTTGAAAAGAGATTGGAGAAGGCATTGACAGAGGAGACTTTTATCCCTCAAAG GAAGTTTGTTCCTGGAAAGCCAATGGATTTTGATGATATTGAAGAGAGTGATACCGCATTATCCCAGCTGCGATCTTCGACTAATCCAGAGTCAGTAGAGTCATTTTGA
- the LOC107496581 gene encoding protein JASON isoform X1 → MGCFFACFRNNDNHRRRTHLTANSSSSTDVLVSRNSYSSVFQAQEREDCAINCGDVVEFQGDDLGLKDEAKFLKACGTLPGTPVEIRKTSEKLKVSPSPDKHSEPSRFHSWLPNESVEKLQLDFRSVNPPTPLKICQELGESRDSFEHTPNICLSDARDSHHESLEHMEGNKTGSPHTADRAENNPAPDSPWLATETQRKCKSVRFKCDTGLSSCGSSSDDSRLKKSWSPNNQNANKRSPYPTPLKLFDEMQTPGTVCPATLEELPNGRARVRSQFVYPTHKPDEDVFQRKILEEKDLNSEHDSSELRDSAEQAQIATPTPQKGSNQVLKENESKAEVSLSNWLRPAPIDQEKGNKRVESASSQIPHFRKTSADRPILGVAAAHFENEDSNICPPKWWDGNGIPNSTTKYKEDQKVKWHATPFEKRLEKALTEETFIPQRKFVPGKPMDFDDIEESDTALSQLRSSTNPESVESF, encoded by the exons ATGGGTTGCTTCTTCGCGTGTTTCAGGAACAACGATAACCATCGTCGCCGCACTCACCTTACCGCCAACTCTTCTAGTTCCACC GATGTTCTGGTATCTCGAAACAGCTATTCCTCTGTGTTTCAAGCTCAAG agagagaagattgtGCAATCAATTGCGGTGATGTTGTGGAATTTCAGGGAGATGACCTGGGGCTTAAGGATGAG GCCAAGTTTCTTAAAGCCTGTGGTACTTTACCAGGGACACCTGTTGAAATTCGGAAAACATCTGAGAAACtgaaagtgtcaccctctcccgaTAAACATTCTGAGCCATCAAGGTTTCATTCTTGGCTTCCGAATGAGTCTGTTGAGAAACTTCAACTGGATTTTCGTTCAGTTAACCCGCCAACGCCCTTAAAAATttgc CAAGAATTGGGAGAGAGCAGAGACTCTTTTGAGCACACACCAAACAT ATGTTTATCTGATGCACGAGATAGTCACCATGAatctcttgagcatatggaaGGAAATAAGACAGGGAGCCCTCATACTGCAGATAGGGCTGAAAATAATCCAGCTCCAGATTCACCTTGGCTAGCCACAGAAACACAGAGGAAGTGCAAATCAGTCCGGTTTAAGTGTGATACGGGCTTATCATCCTGTGGAAGTTCATCTGATGATAGTCGTTTGAAGAAAAGCTGGTCACCAAATAACCAAAATGCGAATAAGCGATCACCTTATCCTACCCCATTGAAGTTATTTGATGAGATGCAAACCCCAGGAACGGTTTGTCCTGCAACACTGGAAGAGTTACCTAATGGCAGGGCTCGTGTTCGGTCCCAGTTTGTCTACCCCACTCACAAACCAGATGAGGATGTCTTCCAGCGTAAAATACTCGAGGAGAAAGATTTAAACTCTGAACATGATTCAAGTGAGTTGAGAGATTCTGCCGAGCAAGCTCAAATTGCTACTCCTACCCCGCAAAAAGGTTCAAACCAAGTGTTGAAGGAAAATGAATCTAAAGCAGAAGTAAGCTTGTCTAATTGGTTAAGGCCTGCCCCAATTGATCAGGAGAAGGGAAACAAGAGAGTGGAGTCTGCTTCTAGCCAGATCCCACATTTTCGGAAAACTTCTGCTGACAGGCCTATCCTTGGTGTGGCTGCAGCTCACTTTGAAAACGAGGATTCGAATATTTGTCCTCCGAAGTGGTGGGATGGAAATGGCATACCAAATTCAACCACTAAATACAAAGAG GATCAGAAAGTGAAGTGGCATGCAACACCATTTGAAAAGAGATTGGAGAAGGCATTGACAGAGGAGACTTTTATCCCTCAAAG GAAGTTTGTTCCTGGAAAGCCAATGGATTTTGATGATATTGAAGAGAGTGATACCGCATTATCCCAGCTGCGATCTTCGACTAATCCAGAGTCAGTAGAGTCATTTTGA
- the LOC107496425 gene encoding uric acid degradation bifunctional protein TTL-like: protein MKTEDFSSCCASTTFANKMALASPFSSLEHAITVARDIWSRKLNVRSWLEALPGRSCSNEYLETANEATVQELHEWGSRYGDKFGYIFVTFVAGRTSEDILAELKMRFNNSHGVELEIASKEELKYIERAIRELLSKKSVQTTDEGDVSLEYSGEIVADTLDGADTDSEDDLDAISSGGNDISRDVELNRIPEEDNETLNTQHREDAVHAAKRGFDLNKLPWFGDELSDPLSRSCSAFLTEYFWLGQYDVDEKF, encoded by the exons ATGAAAACGGAAGATTTCTCATCATGCTGTGCAAGCACAACATTTGCTAACAAAATGGCTTTGGCCTCTCCATTCTCTTCATTGGAACATGCAATTACGGTTGCCAGAGACATATGGTCACGTAAGTTGAATGTTAGGTCTTGGTTGGAGGCTTTACCGGGTCGATCTTGTTCTAATGAATATTTGGAAACGGCGAACGAAGCTACTGTGCAG GAACTTCATGAATGGGGATCAAGGTACGGGGATAAATTTGGATATATTTTTGTGACATTTGTAGCTGGTAGGACATCTGAAGACATACTTGCTGAATTAAAG ATGCGCTTTAATAACTCGCATGGTGTAGAGTTGGAGATTGCTTCAAAAGAGGAATTGAAGTATATAGAACGTGCTATTAGAGAGCTTCTTTCCAAAAAATCTGTCCAAACTACTGACGAAGGAGACG TGTCACTTGAATATTCAGGCGAAATAGTTGCTGACACTTTAGATGGAGCAGACACTGATTCAGAAGATGATTTAGATGCTATCTCCTCCGGTGGAAATGACATCTCCAGGGATGTTGAGCTTAATAGGATTCCAGAAGAAGACAATGAAACTTTAAACACCCAACACAGAGAAGATGCCGTACATGCTGCAAAAAGGGGTTTTGATCTCAACAAGCTGCCATGGTTTGGAGATGAGTTATCGGATCCGTTATCACGTTCGTGCAGCGCTTTTTTGACAGAGTATTTCTGGCTAGGTCAATACGATGTTGATGAGAAATTTTGA
- the LOC107496426 gene encoding uncharacterized protein LOC107496426 — MDKTWILKSRDSIEYRQGLNMFLDFAFANASSDNMIKCPCPQCGFQFMQTREDAYDHLLMKSFPAGYILWLRHGEKPAEESSSCTPIVENPTPNVNPYLQMVHEAFNFTMPTGSEETITADPVEDDDIELPYLYDGPSRDAQDFADLLADRAEELYPGCSKYSKLSFLVKLYHIKCMCGVSDKAMSMILDLLRDLFEQAKFPSTLYKAKKTIRKLGIEYKKVDACPNDCMLYRGEDENATKCKQCGTSRWKQKTRKGSVTKLKIPVRKNGKPLPAKTLRYFPLIPRLQWLFMCSKTSSDMLWHKEANNNDGYLRHPRDAEAWKDFDAKYPDFSNDTRSVRLALASDGFNPFRNMSTTYSIWPVILIPYNLPPWLCMKQSSFILSMIIPGPKMPGNDIDVYLEPLMDELKQLWDGVETYDANKGTTFKMCAALM; from the coding sequence ATGGACAAAACCTGGATTCTTAAGTCACGAGATAGCATAGAATATAGACAAGGACTGAATATGTTCCTAGACTTTGCATTTGCGAATGCATCGTCGGATAACATGATAAAGTGTCCATGCCCTCAATGTGGGTTTCAATTTATGCAAACAAGAGAGGATGCGTACGACCACCTGTTGATGAAGTCGTTTCCCGCTGGGTATATTTTGTGGTTGCGTCATGGTGAGAAACCTGCTGAGGAGAGCTCTAGTTGCACACCGATAGTTGAGAACCCTACCCCCAACGTGAATCCATATCTTCAAATGGTACACGAGGCATTTAACTTCACAATGCCTACTGGAAGTGAGGAGACCATAACAGCGGATCCTGTAGAAGACGATGATATAGAGTTGCCGTACTTGTACGATGGTCCAAGTCGCGATGCACAGGATTTTGCCGATCTTCTTGCGGATAGAGCGGAGGAGTTATATCCTGGCTGCTCGAAATACTCAAAATTATCTTTCCTAGTGAAACTTTATCACATTAAGTGTATGTGTGGTGTGAGTGACAAGGCTATGTCGATGATTCTGGACTTATTGCGGGATCTATTTGAGCAAGCCAAATTCCCGTCCACTTTGTATAAAGCCAAGAAAACTATCCGAAAGTTAGGGATTGAGTACAAAAAGGTCGATGCATGCCCGAATGATTGCATGTTGTATCGAGGTGAGGATGAGAACGCGACGAAATGCAAGCAGTGTGGGACTTCACGATGGAAGCAGAAGACGCGAAAGGGTTCCGTTACAAAACTAAAAATACCTGTCAGAAAAAACGGAAAGCCTCTCCCAGCGAAGACTCTTCGTTACTTTCCTCTTATACCAAGACTGCAATGGTTATTCATGTGTAGCAAAACTTCATCTGATATGTTATGGCATAAAGAGGCAAACAATAACGATGGGTACTTGAGGCATCCAAGGGACGCTGAAGCATGGAAAGACTTTGATGCAAAGTATCCTGACTTTTCCAATGATACTCGCAGTGTTCGCTTAGCCTTAGCAAGTGACGGTTTTAATCCTTTCAGAAATATGAGTACCACATATTCCATTTGGCCTGTGATTCTTATTCCGTACAATCTTCCTCCTTGGCTATGCATGAAACAGTCATCTTTTATACTATCTATGATTATTCCCGGTCCTAAAATGCCGGGTAACGACATTGATGTTTATTTGGAGCCCCTGATGGATGAGTTGAAGCAACTCTGGGATGGCGTTGAAACTTATGATGCTAATAAGGGTACCACTTTCAAGATGTGTGCGGCGCTAATGTGA